The genomic window CCGTGAGTTGCCACTCCATCAGGCGATTCCGACGCCGCCATCGATGACGATGGTCTGGCCGGTGACCATGTCAGCGCCCTCGATGAGGCTGAGGATGAGTTGCGAGACGGACTCCGGCGTGCAGACGTCTTTGAGCGGCGCCCTGTTCGACTCGCTCTTCCTGGCGGCCTCGAAGATCTGGTCGCCGAGGCCGGCACGCAACCAGCGCGTGTCGATGAAGCCGGGCGCGACGCAGTTGACGCGCACATCGGGGCCGAGCACGCGCGCGAGGGCGACCGTCATGTTGATGACGGCTGCCTTCGATGCGGCGTAGGCGATCGAACTGCCGATGGCCCGGACGCCCGCGACGGACGCGACGTTCACGATCGCACCGCCGCCGTTCTTTTGGATCTCGGGTGCTGCCGCGCGGGCGCAGAAGAACGTGCCCTTCACGTTGACGGCGTAGATGTCGTCCCAGTACTCCTCCTTCATGCCCTCGAGGTCGTTGAACGCGACGAAATGGGTGATCGCCGCGTTGTTGACGAGGATGTGGAGGCCCCCGAAGCGCTCGACCGTCTGCGCAACCATCGAGCGCACCTGGTCGTCCTTCGAGACGTCGGCCTTGACCAGCAGCGCCTGTCCGCCTTCGCTCTCGACGAGACGGACGGCCTCGCGGGCATCGTCCTCGGAGCGAGAGTAGTTGATGACGACGTTGGCGCCGCGCCGCGCGAGATCGAGCGCCGTCGCGCGCCCCACGCCGACCGCTGAGCCGGTGACGATCGCCGTCTTGCCTCTGAGGTCCATGCTGCCTCCCATCATGTCGCACTGGCTGGATGAGCGGATATTGCCAGCCGAGCAGGTGTGGAGCCAGACTCGGCGGCCAGATGCGAGAAGCGGGGCTGCGCGCGTCGCCACGCATCGCATCGTGGCGACGCGCGGGAGGCGGCCCGGCACGGTGTACACTTGCGTTCGATGAAGGGATTGATTCTGAGCGGCGGCAAGGGCAACCGCATGCGCCCGCTTACGTACACGGGCGCGAAGCAACTCGTCCCGATCGCGAACAAGCCTGTCCTGTTCTACGCCATCGAAGAGTTGGTCGAGGCCGGCATCACGGACATCTCGATCATCGTGTCGATCGAGACGGGCGACCAAGTGCGACGGGAGTGCGGCGACGGGCAGCGCTTCGGCGCGCGGATCGGCTACATCGAGCAGCCGGAGCCGGGCGGGATCGCGCAGGCGATCGGACTGGGCAGCGAAGCGATGGGCGGCGAACCGTTCGTGACGTTTCTCGGCGACAACTTCGTCACGCGCGGAATCGTCGAGCATGTGCGCGAGTTCGAGGCTTCGAGCGCGGACGCGGGCATCCTACTCAAGCAGGTCGACAATCCTGCCGAACTCGGTGTTGCCGTATTCGAGGGCGAGCGCCTCGTGCGACTCGTCGAGAAGCCGAAGGAGTCGGTCAGCGACCTGGCCGTGATTGGCATCTACCTGTTGCGGCCGCGCGTGTTCGAGGCGATCGCGGACATCAAGCCTTCAGCGCGCGGGGAGTTGGAGATCACCGACGCCCTGCAGTGGCTGCTCGACCACGGCAGCGAGGTGCGCGCGGACGTGGTTGACGGCGAGTGGATCGACACGGGCAAGCACGACGACCTGCTGGCGGCGAACCGCATCATCCTCGAGACGCTGCAGCCTGACACGAGCGGCGGCGCCGTCGACCAGCAATCCAAACTGCATGGCAAGGTCGTGCTGCAGGCCGGCTGCGAGATCGTCAACAGCATCATCAGCGGGCCGGCGATCATCGGCGAACGGACGCGCATCGAGAACGCGTACGTGGGGCCGTTCACGTCGATCGGGCACGACTGCCGGATCGTCGAGAGCGAGATCGCGGGCAGCGTAGTGATGGAAGGCACGACGATCGAGCACCTGGGGCATCGCGTCGAGGAGAGCCTGATCGGGCGCAACGTGGAGTTGCGGGCGGACGGACGCAAGCCGCGCGGCTTTCAGATGGTGCTCGGCGACTTCAGCAAGATCCGGGTGCCTTAGTGCGACGCGTGCTCGTCGCGGGCGGCGCCGGGTTCATCGGCAGCAACTTCATCCGGCACCTGCTGCGGGAGCGCCCGGACGTCAGCGTCGTGAACTTCGACGCGCTGACGTATGCTGGCAACCCGGACAATCTGCGGGACGTTGCGAGCGATCCGCGATACAGCTTCATGCACGGCAGCGTGACCGACGCGGCCGCGCTGGCAGGCCCGATGCGCGGCTGCGACGCCGTCGTGAACTTTGCGGCGGAGACGCATGTCGACCGCTCGATCGACGATGCGGCGGACTTCATCGACACGAACGTGCGCGGCGCGTACAACGTGCTTGTGGCGGCGCGTGACGCCGGCGTCGAGCGTGTGCTGCACATCTCTACCGACGAGGTGTACGGGCCGGCCACGGCGGACGACCCCCGGCGCGAGGACGATGCGTTTCGGCCGCGCAGCCCGTACGCGGCCAGCAAGGCGGCGGGCGACCTGATGTGCGGCGCCTTCGCGGAGACGTACGGTGTGCAGGTGGTCGTCGCGCGACCGGCGAACAACGTCGGGCCGTACCAGTATCCGGAGAAGGCAGTGCCGCTCTTCGTCACGAACGCGCTCGAAGGGCAGCCGATCCCCGTGTACGGCGACGGACTGCAGCAGCGCGACCGCCTGTACGTCGAGGACGCCGTGGGCGCGCTGTTGTTGCTGCTCGAGCGAGGCGAGAGCGGCGAGGCGTACAACGTGCAGGCCGATAACCACCGCACGAACATCGACGTTGCGCGGGCGATATTGGATCTGCTCGACAAGCCGTACGACCTGATCCAGTTCGTCGAGGACCGGGCAGGGCACGATGCGTGCTACTGGATGGACTGGTCGAAGCTCGGGGCGCTGGGGTGGCGACCGCGGCACGACTTCGACGCGGCGCTGGAGCGCACGGTGCGCTGGTACGCAGACAATCGCCAGTGGTGGGAGAAGATCAGATCCGGCGACTTCCGGCGGTACTACGAGCGGCAATACGGCGAGCGGCTGGAACACGCGCGGCCGTATGGAGGCGCATCGAGATAACCACGCGGCTACGTATCGTCACGGCGCCGCTTGGTCGGACCCTTCTGCCGCCTGATGAGGCTGCCTCAGGCGCGGTGATGGCTACTGTCCGACGCGAATCGCGGCCGCCACCCCGGCGCCGGCTTCATCGAACTGCCAGGAGCGGTAGCGGCCGTCATCGTGGGTGTAGAAGCGCCAGACGTCGGCCAGCCACGGCGCGCTGCTGATGTCGTCGAAGACGACGACGCCGCCGACCTTGAGGCGCGGCAGCGTGTTGGCGAGGTCCTTCGCGGCGCCGGCCACGGAATGATCGCCGTCGATGTTGATCAGGTCGAAGTAGAGTTCGGGGCGCTCCGCCAGGAACGCCGGCACCGTGCGGCTGCTGTCGCCGGAGATCAGCGTCACGTCACCGCGGTGCCCGGCCGCCGCAAGCTCCTGGCGTACGAAGTCGGGCCCCGGGTTCGCGTCCTGCGCGAGGAGGCCGCCATATTCCGCGAGCCACAGGTCAAAGCCGTAGATCGCGCAGTCGGGCGCGGCAGCGGCGACCATCGCGGCGCTACGGCCGCGACGGACGCCGATTTCCAGGTACGCGCGCGGGTGGAGCAGGGTCGCCGCCGCGCTGAGCGTCGTCGTGATATCGGCGTAGCGCCAGTGGGCGCCGAAACGCCCCTGCGCCCACAGGTAGAACAGTTCCTGGCCGCGCGTATCGTCGGTGGGCGTGAGTTTCTTCAGTTGGGCGATGACGCGCGCCGCCGTCTCCGGCGAGCGCGCGGCTTCGGCGAGTGTCGAGATCGTCGGCGGGAAGTACGACTCGAGCGGCGTTCCGCCGCGGGTGTCGGGCGTATCGGCGAGATAGCGCGGGAGCGGCAGCGGCCGCAGTTGGCGCAGCCCTCGACGCACGCCGCGGGCCATCGCCCGGGCGGCCGGCACGCGGCGGATGAAATCGAACGCCATCAGTCCTCCCGGTCAGCCCGGCGATTATATACATGGATGCGTGGACGGCCGGCAGAAGCGAGCGCCGTCCGCATGCCAGCGCTCGCGATACACTGGCGCTCGTATGCGGATCCTGATCACCGGCGGCGCAGGGCAGCTCGGGCGCGACGTGCAGCGCGCCTGCTCGTCGCATGTCGTCGCGGCGCCCGGCCATGCGGAACTTGATGTCGCGGACGCATCGGCGGTCAGCGCGGCGTTCGAGGCGCAGCGCCCCGACGCGGTCGTGCACTGCGCGGCGCTCACCGACACGACCCGATGCGAGCGCGAACCGGCGTTAGCGCGGGCGATTAACTGCGCCGGCACCGAAAACGTCGCGGCGGCATCGGCGCGGACCGGCGCGATGCTGATCGCCGTGAGCACGAACGAGGTGTTCGACGGCGCCAAGCGCGAGCCGTACTTGGAGTCGGACCGCACCGGCGCCGTCAACGCCTACGGCGCGTCGAAGCGGGACGGTGAAGTGCGCGCGATGCTCGTCGATCCGAACGTGCGCATCGTGCGGACCTCGTGGCTGTTCGGCGAGGGCGGAGACAATTTCGTCGAGAAGGTGCTGGCGGCGGCGCGCGCAGGCCGTGAACTGCGATTCGTGACCGACGAGGTCGCGACGCCAACGGCGACGTTCGAACTGGCGCGCGCGATCGGCGCATTGATCGAGCGCGAGGCGCCGGCGGGCATCTACCACCTTTCGAACGAAGGCGCGGCGTCGCGATACGAGTGGGCGCGGGAAATCGTGCGGCTGGGTGGCTTCGCGGAGGCGGCGGTCGAGGGCGTAACCACGGCCGAACTCCGTGCCAGTGGCTACGCCGGGCCGCAGAAGCCGGGCTGTTCCGCGCTGGCGAACGTGCGGGCGCGCGCGCTGGGCGTCGTGATGCCGGCGTGGCGCGAGGCGCTGGCGGCGTACTTCGAGCGCGCGAAGGTCGCCGCGGATGGCTGATACGCCGTCGGTGGGCGTGGTCGTGGTGAACTACAACAGCGCCGCATTCATCGACGAGTTCTGCGAGTCGCTCGCTGCGGTCGAGTATCCAAACTGGCGATTGATCGCGGTCGATTCGGCATCGGAGGACGGGTCGCTGGCGGCGATTGAGCGGTCTTTCCCCGATGCGACGATCGTGCGGTGCGAAGACAACGTCGGATTCGCCGCGGGCGCAAACACCGGCGTGCGCGATGTGATGGCGCACGGCGACGCCTACGTACTCTTCCTGAACGAGGACGTCGCGCTGACGCCCGATTTCCTCAGCGGGCTCATCGCTGCTGCGGATGACAGGACGATCGTCGTGCCGAAGATCCTGTATTACTACGACCGCCGCCTGATCAGCACGCACGCCGGCGGCTTCGACTGGACGTTGGGGCTGTTTCGCAAGACGTACGGCGGCAAGCCGGACGGCCCGGCGACGAGCGTGCGGCGCGACGGGATGGCGACGGCGAGCTTCTGCTGTGCATTGGTGCCGGCAGCGGCGTTTCGTGATGCCGGGATGCTGGACGAGCGATTTTTCATGTACTACGAAGAGACCGACTTCATCCGGCGCGCGCAGGCGTGCGGCTACCGCTTGCGGTACGAGCCATCGAGCGTGATTTATCACCGCGAGAGCGGCGCCAGCGGCGGCGGCTGGATGACGCCGTTCAAACAGTATTACGCGACGCGCAACCGCATCTACCTGGTGCGCAAACACGCGCGTTCGCGCGTCGCATATGCCTGGTTTACGGCGTACTTCTGGGCGACGCGCGTGGGGACGGCGGGGCGGATGGCTTTGCGCCGCGAATGGCGGCTGCTACGGGCGATGATGCGGGGCGCGATCGACTACTATCGGGGCCGCATGGGGCGCACGGTACAGGTACGAGACCTGTGAGAATCGCGATCGACGCGACGTCGATCCCGGCGAAGCCCGCCGGCGCTGGCGTGTACGCCATAGAACTCGTGCGGGCGATGATGCGGCGCGACCGGCGCGACGGCTACGCGCTCTTTACGTGCGGCAGCATGTTCGACGAGGAAGCGGCGGGTCGCAAGAACTGGCGCATCGAGCGGGTAGGCGCGGGATCGCGGGAAGCGCGGCTGGCGTGGGAGCAGGTGCGGCTGCCGGGCCGGGTGAGCGCGCTCGGGATCGACGTGCTGCACTCGACGCACCACACGTTGCCGCTGCGGCCGATGCGCGCCAAGCGCGCCGTGACCGTACACGACGTCACGTTCTTTCGCATGCCGGAGCGGTACCCGGCTGCGCGACGGCTGTACATGCAGACGACGACACGTGCGTCGGTGAAGGTCGCGGACGCGGTCGTCGTGCCATCACAGACGGTGCGGGCGGATGTGATCGCCGCGCTGGGCGTCGATGCGCGGAAGCTGCACGTCGTGTACGAAGCGGCGGCGGAGATCTGCGCGCCCGTGCAGCGAGAAGCGGCGCTCGCGGTGGCGAAGCGCTATGGGCTCGAGCCGCCGTTCGTGCTGAGCGTCGGCAGTCTGGAGCCGGGCAAGAACCGGACGCGGCTGATCCGGGCGATGCGCGAACTGCGGGACGATGGCGTCGACGCGCGACTGGCGATCGTCGGGCAGAAGGCGTGGCGATACGAGGCAGACTTTCGGCTGATCGAAGACATCGGGATGACAGACCGGATCCGGTACCTGGGCTATGTGCCTGAGGCCGACCTCCCCGCCCTGCACAGCGCGGCGACGGCCTTCGTGTTCCCGTCGCTGTACGAGGGGTTTGGGCTGCCCGTGCTCGAGGCGATGGCATGCGGCGCGCCCGTGCTGACGTCGAACGTGTCGGCGACGGCGGAGATCGCCGGGGACGCGGCGCTGCTCGTTGACCCGCTGTCGCAGGACGACATACGCGAGGGGCTGCGCAGACTGCTCACGGACGCGCACCTGCGCACCGAACTGGGCCAGCGCGGCAGGGAACGGGCCGCCGAGTTTAGCTGGCGGCGCGCAGCCGACGAGACGCACGCCGTCTACGAACGCGTGCTAGGCGGCGACGGATGAGCGTCGACGTGTCCGTGGTCATCGTGACGTACAACTCGCGCGACGATATCGATGCGTGCCTGACGGCGGTCCGCGAGACGACGAGCGGCATCGCGTACGAGGCGATCGTCGTCGACAACGCGTCGCGCGACGGTACGACGCAGATCGTGCGCGACGCACATCCCTGGGCGCGGGTCATTCCGCGGACGATCAACATCGGACTGTCCGGCGCGATCAACGAGGGCGTCGCCGCGTCGAGCGGGCGGCACGTGATGGCGCTCAATCCGGACGCGCGCCTGTGCGACGATGTGCTGGCGACGCTGGCGGCGTACCTCGACGATCACGCCGATACGGGCGTAGTGGCGCCGAAGATCCTCGATGACGACGGCACCCTCCAACTGAGCTGTCGCGCGTTTCCGTCGCACGCGACGGCGATCTTCAGCCGGTATTCTCTGGCGACGCGGCTGTTTCCGGGCAATCGCTACTCACGCGACTACCTGATGTCCGATTTCGGCCACGATCAGGTGCGCGACGTCGACTGGGTGAGCGGCGCGGCGATGATGTTCCCGCGCTCGGTGTTCGACCGGCTGGGAGGCTGGGACGCGGGCTTCTTCATGTTCAACGAAGACGTCGACTTCTGCCGGCGCGTTCACGACGCGGGATTCCGCGTCGTCTATAACCCGGCGGTGGCGGTGTACCACCGGATCGGCGTCAGCAAGCGGGCGCCTGCGCGCATCGTCATCGAGCGGCACAAGAGCATGTGGCGCTACTATCGCAAGCACATGCGCGGCAACCGGCTCGTCGATGCGGCGACGGCGGCTGGTATTGCGGTGCGTTGCGGGTCCGTGCTGGCGTCAGGCGTGGTACGCGGGGTGGCTACGCGCGTGCGCGGGTGACGTTCAGTCGCCGATCCGACGGCTTTCGACCGCGACGACGCGCTGGCGGAGCCAGACGACGCTGTGGCTATTCCAAATCGTGACGATATAGCCGAGTTTCAGCAGCGTGCCGCCGATCACGACGACAAGTCCGGCCAGCACCGCCGCCTCGATCGCCGTGCTGCTCACGTAGTGCAACGTGATCGCGCCAAGTGAGAAGATCGCCGCGAGCGCGTAGATGATCACGAGCAGCCCGCGGGGGCCGGCGCCGGCAAGTTCGAGCCGGTGATGGATGTGATCCTCATCGCCGATCAAGGGATGGCGGCGATCGAGCAGGCGCCGCGTGAACGCGAGGCCGATGTCGAGGATCGGAAAGCCGAGCGCGATGATCGGCACGGCGACGAATACTTCGTCCGTCGGGCCGGTGGCGGCGCGGATCGACAGCGCGCCGATGACGAAGCCGAGCACGTAGGCGCCCGAGTCGCCGATGTACGCCGACGCCGGCGGCAGGTTCCACGGCAGGTAGCCCAGGCCGGCGCCGGCGAGCGCGACGAGCAGCAGCGCGACCGCCGGGTGGGACGAATGTCCGGCAACGACGGCCATGGTGATCGCAGCGAAGATAGCGACACCGAGCGCGACGCCGGCGCGGCCATCGACGATGTTGATGGCATTCGTCGTCAGCCAGATCCAGGCGAGCGTGACGAAGAACCCCGCCCAGCCGAAGTTCATGCTCTGTCCCCAGGGCAGGCCGACGTCGTCGACGCGGTAGCCGGCGGCGTAGACCGCTGCGGCCGCCGTGAGGAAGACGAACGTCCGCAGGCCGGGGCTCGTCAGTTTCACGTCATCGATGAAGCCGACGATGAAGACGAGCGACACCGCGGCCAGGAAGCCGAGAAAGTCGCCGGACTTTGGCGTGAAGAACTCGCTTGCGTGCGGGGAAATGGCGGAAGCGACGTACGGCGTCAGGGCGAACGTCGCGAGGAACACGGCGCCGCCCCACCGCGGCTTCTCGAGCGTCCCGCGGACGTGAAAGAGCGCGAGAAAGCGCTCGGTGCGAGAGATCGCGAGCAGCATCAGCGTCGCGGCGACGCCGATGACGATCGAGACGGCGAGGGTGATGAGGTAAACGTCGACCATACGCGGTCCTGGCTTCGCCCAGAATCGTGACTAATCTACCACACCGGTCGAACGCGGGACGCGCGGTCCACGAGTCTGCATTCCAGAAAGCCGAGGAGCACCGGCCTATGACCGGCGCTCCTCGTTATGTCGCTCGTCCGTCGGTCAGTTACCGATGGGCGGCGCCAGCGGGACGCGCGGCGTACCGCCGCCGCCGATGCTGCCGGCGCTGTTGTTGTCCACGACGTGCAGCATCTGGAAGAGGCGTTGCATGTCGCTGTGGAAGCTGCCGCCATCGCCGAACTCGGCGTTCACATCGAGGTCGATGGCGTGGACGTCCCAGTACGTGTCATCGACGACGTAGGCGCCGTAGTCCTGGAAGGCGTGGCAGAGCTTGCGGGCGTGGCGAGAACTGACGACGGTTTCGCAGTTCACGGACGGGAGCATGGCGAGCAGCGATCCCATGCGCGTCGCCGTGATATCGCCGCCGTAGGAGCCGCAGTCCATGTAGGCGTCGGCGCGGTACGCGGGCCAGCGGTAGCCGCTGCTGGTGCACGAGAGGAAGCGCTGCGCGAAGACGTTGACCTTCAGCGCGTGGCGTACGGGGTCGGGGCCGTTGAGTTCGCCCGGGCGCAGGCTGCCGCCGGCGCCGGAGAGTGCCGACGCGCCGTGGCATCCGTGCCGGCCATCGCCGTAGAGGCTGACGCCGTTGGTGTAGTCGTACTGCCAGGACGGATCGCCGCCCTCGGAGAGCCGCAACGGCTGTCCGGCGGCGAGATGCTCGCCGTCCTCCATGAGGAAGGTTGCGCAGCCGTTCCACGAGCCATCGTGCTCGAGCGACGGTGGTACGTGCACCATGTCGCCCGTGTTGAGCCGCTTGAGCGGATCGTTCGGGTTGAGGCCGATGTACTCGTCATCGCGGGTGATCTGGCCGTTCCAGGCGCCGGCGGTTTGCAGTCCCGCAGGCACGTATCGGGCCTCGGATCCGATCGGCATGTTCCAGATCGAGGTGCTGGAGAACGGCCAAAGGTACTTGTTGCGCGTCC from Dehalococcoidia bacterium includes these protein-coding regions:
- the rfbD gene encoding dTDP-4-dehydrorhamnose reductase, producing MRILITGGAGQLGRDVQRACSSHVVAAPGHAELDVADASAVSAAFEAQRPDAVVHCAALTDTTRCEREPALARAINCAGTENVAAASARTGAMLIAVSTNEVFDGAKREPYLESDRTGAVNAYGASKRDGEVRAMLVDPNVRIVRTSWLFGEGGDNFVEKVLAAARAGRELRFVTDEVATPTATFELARAIGALIEREAPAGIYHLSNEGAASRYEWAREIVRLGGFAEAAVEGVTTAELRASGYAGPQKPGCSALANVRARALGVVMPAWREALAAYFERAKVAADG
- a CDS encoding glycosyltransferase family 2 protein; this translates as MADTPSVGVVVVNYNSAAFIDEFCESLAAVEYPNWRLIAVDSASEDGSLAAIERSFPDATIVRCEDNVGFAAGANTGVRDVMAHGDAYVLFLNEDVALTPDFLSGLIAAADDRTIVVPKILYYYDRRLISTHAGGFDWTLGLFRKTYGGKPDGPATSVRRDGMATASFCCALVPAAAFRDAGMLDERFFMYYEETDFIRRAQACGYRLRYEPSSVIYHRESGASGGGWMTPFKQYYATRNRIYLVRKHARSRVAYAWFTAYFWATRVGTAGRMALRREWRLLRAMMRGAIDYYRGRMGRTVQVRDL
- the rfbB gene encoding dTDP-glucose 4,6-dehydratase; amino-acid sequence: MRRVLVAGGAGFIGSNFIRHLLRERPDVSVVNFDALTYAGNPDNLRDVASDPRYSFMHGSVTDAAALAGPMRGCDAVVNFAAETHVDRSIDDAADFIDTNVRGAYNVLVAARDAGVERVLHISTDEVYGPATADDPRREDDAFRPRSPYAASKAAGDLMCGAFAETYGVQVVVARPANNVGPYQYPEKAVPLFVTNALEGQPIPVYGDGLQQRDRLYVEDAVGALLLLLERGESGEAYNVQADNHRTNIDVARAILDLLDKPYDLIQFVEDRAGHDACYWMDWSKLGALGWRPRHDFDAALERTVRWYADNRQWWEKIRSGDFRRYYERQYGERLEHARPYGGASR
- a CDS encoding class I SAM-dependent methyltransferase → MAFDFIRRVPAARAMARGVRRGLRQLRPLPLPRYLADTPDTRGGTPLESYFPPTISTLAEAARSPETAARVIAQLKKLTPTDDTRGQELFYLWAQGRFGAHWRYADITTTLSAAATLLHPRAYLEIGVRRGRSAAMVAAAAPDCAIYGFDLWLAEYGGLLAQDANPGPDFVRQELAAAGHRGDVTLISGDSSRTVPAFLAERPELYFDLINIDGDHSVAGAAKDLANTLPRLKVGGVVVFDDISSAPWLADVWRFYTHDDGRYRSWQFDEAGAGVAAAIRVGQ
- a CDS encoding glycosyltransferase family 1 protein, with amino-acid sequence MRIAIDATSIPAKPAGAGVYAIELVRAMMRRDRRDGYALFTCGSMFDEEAAGRKNWRIERVGAGSREARLAWEQVRLPGRVSALGIDVLHSTHHTLPLRPMRAKRAVTVHDVTFFRMPERYPAARRLYMQTTTRASVKVADAVVVPSQTVRADVIAALGVDARKLHVVYEAAAEICAPVQREAALAVAKRYGLEPPFVLSVGSLEPGKNRTRLIRAMRELRDDGVDARLAIVGQKAWRYEADFRLIEDIGMTDRIRYLGYVPEADLPALHSAATAFVFPSLYEGFGLPVLEAMACGAPVLTSNVSATAEIAGDAALLVDPLSQDDIREGLRRLLTDAHLRTELGQRGRERAAEFSWRRAADETHAVYERVLGGDG
- a CDS encoding SDR family oxidoreductase, with amino-acid sequence MDLRGKTAIVTGSAVGVGRATALDLARRGANVVINYSRSEDDAREAVRLVESEGGQALLVKADVSKDDQVRSMVAQTVERFGGLHILVNNAAITHFVAFNDLEGMKEEYWDDIYAVNVKGTFFCARAAAPEIQKNGGGAIVNVASVAGVRAIGSSIAYAASKAAVINMTVALARVLGPDVRVNCVAPGFIDTRWLRAGLGDQIFEAARKSESNRAPLKDVCTPESVSQLILSLIEGADMVTGQTIVIDGGVGIA
- a CDS encoding MraY family glycosyltransferase — its product is MVDVYLITLAVSIVIGVAATLMLLAISRTERFLALFHVRGTLEKPRWGGAVFLATFALTPYVASAISPHASEFFTPKSGDFLGFLAAVSLVFIVGFIDDVKLTSPGLRTFVFLTAAAAVYAAGYRVDDVGLPWGQSMNFGWAGFFVTLAWIWLTTNAINIVDGRAGVALGVAIFAAITMAVVAGHSSHPAVALLLVALAGAGLGYLPWNLPPASAYIGDSGAYVLGFVIGALSIRAATGPTDEVFVAVPIIALGFPILDIGLAFTRRLLDRRHPLIGDEDHIHHRLELAGAGPRGLLVIIYALAAIFSLGAITLHYVSSTAIEAAVLAGLVVVIGGTLLKLGYIVTIWNSHSVVWLRQRVVAVESRRIGD
- a CDS encoding glycosyltransferase family 2 protein → MSVDVSVVIVTYNSRDDIDACLTAVRETTSGIAYEAIVVDNASRDGTTQIVRDAHPWARVIPRTINIGLSGAINEGVAASSGRHVMALNPDARLCDDVLATLAAYLDDHADTGVVAPKILDDDGTLQLSCRAFPSHATAIFSRYSLATRLFPGNRYSRDYLMSDFGHDQVRDVDWVSGAAMMFPRSVFDRLGGWDAGFFMFNEDVDFCRRVHDAGFRVVYNPAVAVYHRIGVSKRAPARIVIERHKSMWRYYRKHMRGNRLVDAATAAGIAVRCGSVLASGVVRGVATRVRG
- a CDS encoding glucose-1-phosphate thymidylyltransferase; this encodes MKGLILSGGKGNRMRPLTYTGAKQLVPIANKPVLFYAIEELVEAGITDISIIVSIETGDQVRRECGDGQRFGARIGYIEQPEPGGIAQAIGLGSEAMGGEPFVTFLGDNFVTRGIVEHVREFEASSADAGILLKQVDNPAELGVAVFEGERLVRLVEKPKESVSDLAVIGIYLLRPRVFEAIADIKPSARGELEITDALQWLLDHGSEVRADVVDGEWIDTGKHDDLLAANRIILETLQPDTSGGAVDQQSKLHGKVVLQAGCEIVNSIISGPAIIGERTRIENAYVGPFTSIGHDCRIVESEIAGSVVMEGTTIEHLGHRVEESLIGRNVELRADGRKPRGFQMVLGDFSKIRVP